GTATTTTGCTTTCATGTTTATAGTCCAAATAATGGTATGACAAATTTAGTTCTGCAATTGGCTGCTCAATGTGCTCTTTGTCCTGTTCCAGTACTGCAATTATATTCACGTCTTTATTTACTAACCCTACCACCATAGCATCAAAACTACGATAAGGTGTTTTACTGATTTGTGTTGATTGGTCCAAAGCATCAAAGTACGATGTCTCAAGCTTCACCCCTAATTTAAACTGTTTTAGGGTTTCAAACTGGTCTACCTCTACAGGGTTATCTTTTAACACAATAAACAACGTATCTTTTTGTCGGTATCCTAGCGGTTTTAAATAATGCACGATTGACTCTCTTTCTTTGGAATAAGATACTCTTGGGATTATGTCAATCAAACCTCTGCGCGCATCCGTCATACTCTTTTGAAACGGTGCTCTACGCCACACCAGTCGATAGTCCAGTTGTTTAGCTAACAACTCAAGTATATCCACCATCGGCCCAGCGACTTGGTTATTTTCCAAAAACATCAATGGTGGTCGCTCACGGAAGTCCGCTCGCAATACTTTTATGCCAGAAAAACCTAGTGTTGGTTGAATAAACAACAGAAGCAGTACAATAAGCATCTTCTTCATGATCAATCTCTCGCTTTTCGACATGGCTATATTGCTTCGATAAAACCCAGCAATAACCTATTAACTCCAAAACCTTTCTATATAAGGCTATTATTTATGCTTCATATGATATACCCAGCATATGAAGTACAAATTAATGGCTATATTTTATACACCAGAGTACATTAAATTATTATACCCATTAAAGTAACATTTTAATATAAGCGTTCAAATTGTTATGAATACTCTGTTACCATCCACTGTCAGTTAGGCTTAACAAGTAAAAATGAATTCTATGAACTTTATGAACAAAACATTCTTTAAGCACATAACCTTTTCATTTTCCCACAGGTCGGTAATGTATCAACTGTAGTGCTGAAAAATAATTATTAAACCAAGGAGTCACTATGCCAATTCTATCCAAATCTATTCACAGCTGTTTTAATCGAATCAAAACCTCTATCTGTGCATTGACACTGGCTTTAAGCTTTAACAGCTATGCTACAGACACATCCGATATTCATTTTCTTGTACCAG
This genomic interval from Spartinivicinus ruber contains the following:
- a CDS encoding substrate-binding periplasmic protein, giving the protein MKKMLIVLLLLFIQPTLGFSGIKVLRADFRERPPLMFLENNQVAGPMVDILELLAKQLDYRLVWRRAPFQKSMTDARRGLIDIIPRVSYSKERESIVHYLKPLGYRQKDTLFIVLKDNPVEVDQFETLKQFKLGVKLETSYFDALDQSTQISKTPYRSFDAMVVGLVNKDVNIIAVLEQDKEHIEQPIAELNLSYHYLDYKHESKIPNYFAISKRSPHYVNRDKFDVALAALISSGEVKRIFDKYKAPIVF